AATTTCTGATTCCGGACATCAACCGAATTTTTTTTGAGCAAAGTAACTTCAGCTTTTTTGGAGATTGGCATTGATTGATTCTGTAGCCTACTCAAGCGACATTCTGAAGTCAGTGTCTTTTCTTTATCACGACACAGAAAGCATTTTCAGATCGTTTGTGGTAGTTTTACACTGATAATTTAGACAGTTTGTCTAAAACCACAACACTGCCAGTTTGCTTCTGGTTGAGTTTATTTTACCTCTTATGGTAACAGTAGGCTATAAACTGCAGTAGAAACGTTCTCTAGTTCCAATATTTCCATTGACGTTTTAGTCGGAAATTGCATTTAAGATGATGATCATTATCGCTGAATTCTTCGTGGTCATATTGAAGGTGCTCTGGGCTTTTCTAGCGGCTGGGGCGAAATGGGTCGTGCGTCCAAAGGAAAAGAGTGTCACGGGACAGGTGTGCGTGATCACCGGGGCTGGAAGTGGCCTCGGGCGGCTTTTCGCTAAGGAGTTTGCTCGTAGACGGGCAGTTCTGGTGCTATGGGACATTAACAGCGAAAGCAACGAAGAGACTGCAGAGATGGTGCGGCAGATTTACCGTGAGCTGGACAGCCCGATGTCCAAAGATGGTGAGTAGCCATTATGCAATATAAGGAGATTTTACGCGTAGATGATGAGACTGTTGGCCTTAGTTTACATGCATTTATTTTAACGATCTATAGATTGGAACTGGATTCGCAACAAACTTAACTGGGCACAGTTAAGAGATCGATAACAACGTGAAAAACCCACAGGCAGCAAAAAACTGATTTATTTCAGATGCTTGTAATTGAAAGATAATTTTTTTGACTAAAAGAGCAACGgtaatgaataaatacaattaaaaatcCCATTTAAATATGCCATTCATAACTCCCTAGTGCAGTACTACTTTGCCGTTGCCTAGGGGGCGGACTGTATCATGTATTCACCTCAGTTTGAGCGCTCTAGTTTCTAAGGCTATAGCAACAAGGAAGTTCAACAGGTCTTTTAAAACAAGTACAGTTTAATATAAAACCTTCTACATGCTCATGACTACTAAATTGCTGTATTCGTGTGCTTAATGTGTGCATGCATCATCGTTCTCATTCctcctgtgtgcgtgtttctCTTCAGGAACTGTCGGAGGGGTAGAAGAGgtgccccctctccagccccaggTTTACACATATGTGTGTGACGTGGGAAAACGCGAGAACGTGTACTCCACCGCATTGAAGGTGCGTCAGGAGGTGGGGGAAGTGGACATTCTGATCAACAACGCAGGCACGGTCTCTGGTCATCACCTCCTGGAGTGTCCGGATGAGCTTATAGAACGCACGATGGTTGTGAACTGCCATGCACACTTCTGGGTGAGTACCCTGTCAACTGCCACCAGCACCTTTTTAAAAGTTGCCCCAATTGCCCTGAGTCGGGTACTGTAGTCATCCCAATGGGGAAACTGTGAACTTGTGTGAGTCGCAAGTATTCTCCAGGTTTCGAAGTCCATGTGACTTctgcaaagttattttgtgAGTAAAGGGCATTCTACCACACTACTGTATCTGTCATCCGCAGACAATCAGATCTCCCTCCTAATCTTGCGTCTGTATCCGAGATCAGTTATCCTGGCGTTTGCTAAGGTGCCAGCTGGACAGGAATCTTTGTATACTTCTCCCCAtccctgctgtctgtgtctgccaaACCCTATTtcatttgagagtgtgtgtgttctgatgggggaggggagggggggcagagaataATATGACCATAAATAGCTGCCTTTGCATCTATAGGCTTCAGATCCAACTGGCTCTGCTCTCCCAGACATTCATGGGTTTGGTTTGATGTGTTTGAaggcagctgtttggcagctcATTCTGGGGATGATCCCCATGgtatgtccctgcccccccccccccacacacacacacacacacacacacacacacacacacacacacacacacacacacagtgggacaGCAGCACTAACATCCACCATGTGAGGACATGTGGATGTTCCTTGGTTATGTTGCCATTGGTTGGAGCCATCCCACACCTCTTCAGGGTGCCTGGTGGTTGGGAAGCCTTGTCCCTTGCCTGCTCCTCCCAATTTCTGGTTTCTCGGTCGTTTCCTTTCACTCCCATCATCTTAGTCCGCCAATATGAATATTTATCTTGGAGACAAGATGCACCCCAGATACAGCAAATCTGTCCATCCTCACAAAAACAATAAGTTGGTCTTCTCAAGTAtcagtgtgtatttgtatgtgttagCACACCAAGAGCGTCTAGCCAGGCTTGGTAATTAAAAGTCCATTGAGAAACACTTCCTgcatgaagggggaggggggaggcggtgTTTGTGTTAGACCAATTCtcacttgccccccccccttctaatTAAGCTCATGTTAGTAAACGAGTGCATGCTGAGGGGTGCAGAGTGCATTGTTTGGGGAGGACCACCCCTGTAGAGAGTATGGTGATGTTTGTTTAGAGACCTGCCGTGCTGAGTCATCCTCTGTGCCTGGAAGGCAGCTCTCAGCCCAGCGTGGGGAGATCCTGAGGCTGCCATTTGTTTGGGTTTGTTTTTCAGAGTGTGATTGGTGATGTGTTCAGTCGAGCCTGCGGGCTCTGTGTTTACAATCTAGGACTCGGGGCCATATTGGAGTAGAAAGAGAGCCTTTTCGTTTGGTTACTCAATGACACCATGAAACCACATTGATGTGATTCACTAAATTGAGCATGAAAAGTTCTTGCGAGACCAATGGGCCGTGCGTGAGGCAGGTTGTATTCTTTGCGAATAGACTCTCCATTCATTCATTACACACGACTGCCGACTTGCACTCTTCTTTCAGTCCAGTCAGGATCCAGTGGTTTGGTGTTGTAGTTGGGATTCTCATTAGCGTTTGTGTCTCTGTTTTCTCTTGTTCTGTGGCGAGCCTAGTTTCTctaagggaggggggcagatgaAAGCAGGGCCTAATGAATGGAGACAGGCCGAATGGAGGATGTGGTTCATTAAAGACACAAGCTGGATGAATAGAGCTAAGACCAACAGGACCTGTCGTCTTCCCTCCTATACAAGTACAGCGCCCAAGCGCATTACTGAGTATATGATGGTGTATTATACAAGCATCTGATAGGCTATTTTGCGTGTACAGTCGTTTCTACATGGCCTACATTTGTGGGACATGACTCAAATGGTATGTATCACCGTTTAGTCATTAAGATGAATTCGATCTCACGGCCAGTTTAATAAGACCTGTGGTTTTCTAAGGTGTGTCATAAAGTATTCATATtacaaaagaaaatgcttttccTCTGATGGTGTGCTAAAGGATTGTAATGACATGGTAGCTGTCGAGTTCTTCTGTCAGTTTGATTTACTGAGTGGCTCCTTCATTTCGTGCTCTACTTTCCCGAGCTCGTCCTCTCTGTGTTCACATAACGGGCCCCAGGCACATTCTCCCCACTTGTTCACAAACTTCATGTTCCTGAGAAGGTAAAATGAATACCCTGATGTCTGGacaatgtgttttgtttggCTTGTCTAGCATGTTGTTTTGTAAAAACATCCTACAGGCATCACAATAGCTTGGCCCACCCAGGAAAACCATTTGAGGCTGATTATCAGCTAAGCGATCAGCAGTCTCAGTCTGGTGAGATTGTGTGCCACAGCTGGACTCCCGTCCTGACCGGCAGTTAGCAGCAGGTTAACAGAACCCACTCCACCTAAACACTCTGCTGAGTGAGCAACCAGAGGAAGGCAGTCCAGATgggagaagggtgtgtgtgtgtgagggttttaTTTTGATGGATACTTTGGTGGGAATACAGCTCCGATGAAGACGTGAGCAGGAAGTGAGCGGTTATCTAAGCGTGGTTGACTGCCAGGCTTAGCCCTACTTCCTCTgcatcccccccttctctctcccacccaggCTCCAAGAGCCCCTCTTGTCCCCCATTACCCCCAGGCCtgctgaggagcagggaggagctgctgctggggaGAGGCCAGCTCACTTCTTCTTGCCCTGTGTCttacccatccctctctctctacctccctctgttTTTAAAATGAAGATTAGGGAGAGGAAGCCTTATTTTATTGCCTGGATGATACCTTAGTGCTTTAGCTGGGTAGGGGGTGAGTTTATTATGAAAACAACCTTCCATATTCAGGCTAGCAACATTCCGCAGGTATTGGTGAGCAGTCGTCCTCCTCTGCCTGGGAACATCTGACCTAAAGCCCCCGGGACAGGGGAGGACCGTGGCGggaaagaagagggagaaaagaggggaggaagaaggggaagTCTCATGCCGTCCCATCCACAGGCGAGAGGGTAATGGCAAGCTGCTGCCTGACCCACTTATCTGACAATTGGTTTCTTGTCTGCGGATCAGCTTGACGAGATGCCAGGCGACAGGAGCCAAGTTCTGCAGGCCGCATTCCTGCTGCAGCCAGAGAAAGGAGTCAGCCAGGCAGAAGGGTCCTACTTGACTGGTTTTATATGgggccctcccctgtcctgtgcACCTGTACTCCCCTCTGGAGTCAGCGCCACTC
This genomic stretch from Hypomesus transpacificus isolate Combined female chromosome 8, fHypTra1, whole genome shotgun sequence harbors:
- the rdh10a gene encoding retinol dehydrogenase 10-A, which translates into the protein MMIIIAEFFVVILKVLWAFLAAGAKWVVRPKEKSVTGQVCVITGAGSGLGRLFAKEFARRRAVLVLWDINSESNEETAEMVRQIYRELDSPMSKDGTVGGVEEVPPLQPQVYTYVCDVGKRENVYSTALKVRQEVGEVDILINNAGTVSGHHLLECPDELIERTMVVNCHAHFWTTKAFLPKMLERNHGHIVTVASSLGLFSTAGVEDYCASKFGAIGFHESLSHEIKASDKEGINMTLVCPYLVDTGMFKGCRIRKEIEPFLPPLRPEFCVKQCMRAILTDQPMICTPRIVYMVNFMKSILPFEAIVCMYRFLGADKCMYPFLAQRKEAMNNNEAKNGI